CCGAACCGGGCGAACACCTGGGCCAGCTCCAGGCCGATCGCGCCGCCGCCGAGCACCAGCAGTGTGCCGGGCAGTTCCTCGACCTCGATGGCCTGGTGGTTGGTCCAGTAGGGCGTGTCGGCGAGCCCGTCGACCGGCGGGATCGAGGGCCGGGTGCCGGTGCCGAGGACCACCCCGAAGCGGGCTTCGAAGACCTGGTCGCCGACGCGGACCCGGTTCGGGCCGTCGAGCCGGCCGCTGCCGCGCACGAACCGGCCGCCCCGGCCGGTGAAACGGCCCACCGCCGCCCGGTCGTCCCAGGTGTCGGTGGCCTCCTCGCGGATCCGCTTCGCCACCGGCGCCCAGTCGGGTCGCACCTGGGCGGAGCCGGCCAGCTCGTTGACCCGGTGCGCCTCGGCCAGCGCGTTGGCCGCCCGGATCATCATCTTGCTCGGCACGCAGCCCCAGTAGGGGCACTCGCCACCGACCAGGTCCCGCTCGATGCCGACCACGTCGAGCCCGGCCTCGGCGAGTCGCCCGGCCACCTCCTCGCCGCCGACCCCGAGCCCGACCACGACCACGTCCACCAGTTCCGGCTCTGCCATGCCGCAAGCATTCCGCACCGCCGGATGTCGGGCCACCGGACCCGGCCGGAATTCCTGCGCCGGTAATGAGTGCTCTAACGCATCCAGACCGGGTCGGCGCCGGGCACGTCGAGCGGGGGCGGGTAGTCGAGCGTGCGGCGCACCTCGTCGGGCAGCCGCCACGGCTGGTGCACCGCCCTGCCGGCCACCGACTCCAGCTCCGGCACCCACCGCCGCACGTACGCGCCGTCAGGGTCGTACCGGTCGGCCTGGCGCACCGGGTTGAAGCCCCGGTACGGCCGGGTGTCGTTGCCGGTGCCGGCCACCCACTGCCAGTTGCCGGAGTTGTTGACCCGGTCGCCGTCGAGCAGCCAGCGGAAGAAGACCTCCAGCCCGGGCCGCCAGTCCAGCCCGAGGTGCTTGGTCAGGTAGCCGGCGGTGATCAGCCGGGCGCGGTTGTGCATCCAACCCTCGGCGCGCAGTTGCCGCATGCCGGCGTCCACGATCGGCATGCCGGTGCGCCCCTCGGTCCAGGCCGCCAGCGCGGCCGGATCGTCCCGCCAGTCCTCCCGGGCGCCCCGCCGGTACGCCGTCGTGCTCAGGTCCGGGAAACCGGCGACGACCTGATGGTAGAAGTCGCGCCAGCAGAGCTGCCGGACGAACGGCCCGTCGCGGTCGCCGGCCCGGTTCGCCACCGCCAGCGGGGAGACGCAACCCCATCGGAGGTACGGGCTGAGCCGGGAGGTGTCGTCGCCGGCCATGTCGTCGTGGATGTCGTCGTAGCGGTCGAGGGTGGGCAGCCACGCCTTGAGGCGACGCCGGGCGGCGCTCTCCCCGCCGGTGGCGGCGTCCGGGCTGTCGCCCTTCGGCGGCTCCGGCAGCCGGCCCGGGTCGACGCCGTCGGGGAGCCGGATCCGCTTCGGCGCGGCGAGCTCCTCCCGGAGACGAACTCCCTGCCAGGCGCGGAAGTAGGGGCTGAACACCCGGTAGTGGTCGCCGCCGGCGGGCCGGAGCGCGCCCGGGTCGACGATCGTCAGCCCGGGGAAGAGCCGCAGGAACATCCGGTGCCGCTCGCACTCTTCGCGCAGGCGGCGTTCCCGGCGGTGGGCGTACCGGCTCACGTCGGCGGAGAGCCCGATGCCCTCGGCGCCCACCTTCCGGGCCAGCTTGACGGTCTCGGCCACCGGGTCGCCGCGCCGGACCACCAGGTCGCCGCCGCGTCGGCGGAGCGCCTCGCGCAGCTCGGCCAGGCTCTGGTGCAGGAACCGGGTGCGGTTCGGCGAGAGCTTCGCGAGCGTCGGGTCGAGCACGTACAGCGGCACCACCCGGTCGAACGCCGAGGCCG
The genomic region above belongs to Micromonospora sp. WMMD1128 and contains:
- a CDS encoding deoxyribodipyrimidine photo-lyase: MTERTAVVLFTRDLRVHDHPALAAAASAFDRVVPLYVLDPTLAKLSPNRTRFLHQSLAELREALRRRGGDLVVRRGDPVAETVKLARKVGAEGIGLSADVSRYAHRRERRLREECERHRMFLRLFPGLTIVDPGALRPAGGDHYRVFSPYFRAWQGVRLREELAAPKRIRLPDGVDPGRLPEPPKGDSPDAATGGESAARRRLKAWLPTLDRYDDIHDDMAGDDTSRLSPYLRWGCVSPLAVANRAGDRDGPFVRQLCWRDFYHQVVAGFPDLSTTAYRRGAREDWRDDPAALAAWTEGRTGMPIVDAGMRQLRAEGWMHNRARLITAGYLTKHLGLDWRPGLEVFFRWLLDGDRVNNSGNWQWVAGTGNDTRPYRGFNPVRQADRYDPDGAYVRRWVPELESVAGRAVHQPWRLPDEVRRTLDYPPPLDVPGADPVWMR